A stretch of DNA from Triticum dicoccoides isolate Atlit2015 ecotype Zavitan chromosome 2A, WEW_v2.0, whole genome shotgun sequence:
tgaaaaaaaaatcatagatCCATTCCGTGCTTGAAAGTAACAGTGCTATATTTAAAGGCTAGGTAATTCTAGAGCATACTGAGTAACATCAATGACCGGACTTACCCTGCAGGTAATTAGCTAAAATTGGTATAGATTATCTTTTTGTTTGTGATTCGTTGGCAATGATGTCTAACTGTTCTTCTTTCATGGTGTCCCCTTCATATTTCTGTAGATGTGATTGTATAGCAGTGGGGGTATCACCAGTTATCACTGTGGATGTGAAAGGATGTCCAACATCGAAGAGAACCTTGCGACCTACTGATACAATGTCAGGCTTGCTTTAATCTGCGATAAACACGGTttccagattttttttcttttatgcatGGTGTCGTGCCTGAATTTCTCATGCCGGTAGCTTCCTTTCTAACTGTGATTTCTTATTTCCAGATAGATAGCTACGAGTGAAAATGTTGAAGCTTTTGATGCAGACATACTTATTGATTAGTTCCAGGGAGGTTGTGTGGTTGCTTGGTTATATGCTGCACATATAAAATACAAGATTAAATAATAGGTGGGGGCTGCCAATGTGTTACTGGCGATAAAATTTGTCAGCCTAGCATGTTTTTTGCTATCTTGAAGTGAGTTATTGTAGAATTGTTCAGATAGAATGTTTTGCTGTTGAAAGTTAAAAGATCTTCATTGCATACAAATAGTCTGGCATTGTATCCCCATTTACAAGTAAGACGGTGCAGCAAAGCACACATCTGCATCTAGTCTTATAGCAAGCACGCTACCCGCTTGCTCGCCGAGGCAACGCACGAACATGGAGCGGACCATCCATTTTGAGGGTGAGCATCGGGCGGTATCCCACCGTGGAGTCGCGCTCCCACATCTCAAACCTGTAGAGGTAGAGAAGAACAGCCGCAAATATCTTCATCTGCCTGTACGCGAACTCCTTCCCCAGGCAGATCCGAGGCCCCGCCTATTTCAGACAACAGGACAAGCATACACGTCACGTGAATATGGATAACTCTATCTAGACCAGGTCGTCGTGTAGTCCTGTGATGATTTAGTTATGCGTCTCACCTGGAATGCCGTAAACTTGTAGGGGCTCTCCGGGACGAACACGCCGTCGCCGTCGAGCCACCGCTCCGGCCTGAACTCCTCGGCGTCGTCGCCCCACAGGAACTTCATCCTGCCCATCGGGTACGGCTGGTAGTTCACCATGTCCCCTTTCCTCACGGCGTGGCCGTCCGGCAGCGTGTCATCCGAGAAGCAGTACTTGACATCCTACACCAACAAAACCATACTGATCACAACGTCCGGGCCACATAGCACACAAGGAAATTAATGCGCCAGGGATCGGGTCAACTAACGATGGGCACCGCCGGGTACAGCCGGAGCGTCTCCGTCAGCGCGGCGTGGAGGTACGGCATGTTGCTGATGGCGTCTTCTGTGAGGCACGCCGTGAGTTCTTGGACGCCGACGTcccggtcgccggcggtggtggcctcccgcacctccCTCGCGATCTTGTCCTGGATGCGCTGGTTGCCGCACAGCACGTAGAGGAACCACGACAGCGTCCCCGCCGACGTGTCGCGGCCGGCGATCACGAAGTTGAGTATGATGTCCCGGAGGTACTTGTTGTCGAAGCAGCCCGGGTCTTTCTCCCTCTCCAGCAGGAATCTCGACAGGATGTCCTCTTTCTTGGCCTGCCAAGTCAGGAAATGTCACGACGCCAGATTTGCTGCTGCCAGGCGGCGACGCAATTAATgtttatataggaggaaaaagcttACGAATTCGTGTTCATCTTTGCTCATCTGCTCGATCTTCTTGTCGATGACAGCGTACACGAAGTCGTTGATGGTGCGCACCGACCGCTTCATGGCCGCCTCCGACGAGACGTTGAGCAGCCTCTTGGCCTTCCAGAGCGGGTCGAAGAACCGGTACAGCACCTGCTCGTTGGCGTCGTCGAACGCCCGGGCGAACGCCGCGCTCTCCTGGCTGGACTGGGACAGCCCGCCGAGGTTGACTCCGAACCCGATCGTGAAGATCGAGTCCAGCGTCGACCGCATGAACAGGTCGTGCATGTCGACCCtctccccggcggcggcggcggcggccacgatGCCCGCGAGCTCGGCGGCCGTGTCGCGGAACACGCCGCTGCTGTACTCGCGGAGCACCCGGGTGGAGAACTCGAAGCTGGCGACCTTGCGCTGGTGCCGCCACATGGCGCCGTCGAcgttgaagatgccgtcgccgaggAGGTCCTCCAGCACGTCGTGGGTCATGGTGCCCTTGCCGTAGTTGGCGAAGTTGGTGCGGAGGATGTACTCCACGTTGGCGGGCTCCACGGTGTACACGTAGCTGCAGGTCGGGGTGAGCATGCGGAAGGTGCGGTACCTCTGGGAGAGCTCCGTCTGGTACTCGGCCAGGCGGCCGAAGTTGAGGAGCTGGTGGAGCATGGTGCCGGCCACGGGCGGGTAGTTCCGCCGCTTGCCGAGCAGGGCGCGGCGCGCCAGGTAGAGGGCCAGGAGGAGCAGCGACAGCGCCAGCAGCGTGGGCTGCTGGCTCAGCGGTGAGTCCATGGCCGTGAGACGCCGCTGGGTCACGGTGCGGaggacgccgggtgcgtcgcggggcGTCGTGCCGGCGTGTGCAGTGTGGATTGTGGAGAGTGAAGGCTTGGATGCGAGTGCGGTGCACCTGATTTCCGGAAGCCGCCTTGTTCTCTTCTTTAATGGACACTTTGGTACTACTTGGTGTGCCTCTTCTAGTTTTCAATGCACGTGGAGAAGACGAGCACCAGAGCGTTGAGATGGGTTTGGTCGACGTGCCGTTTGAGTTAACTATAATGGCGACAACGAACACAGATAATACAGTAAGAAAGTTTCAAACGAGAAGGAacggcaaaaacctcagaaaaatgCAACAGTTGGCGTTGTAAATTGTAAACCCCACATCATGGTTCAGGACCATCCAAATTGATGTTTAAAATAGGCAGAAGCCAGATCTGAGTAGGTCATCGCTTGGTTTCGTTTGCTTCTGGTTTCCAGTGATCTCGTTGCAGTAGAAAACGAGAGCCCGTGGAGATTGTTTTTTTCTTCTTTGAACCACATCCATAAGAGCATCTCTAAtagcatgtgtatatttggatgtctatatatTCATATAGACAATGGTCTAAGAAGATTCTCTCATATACACGTCCAGTTTTGCATCAGAACGTCTATATACAGGTACCATGACAAGTGGGTCGTCGCTGGGGAAAGGAAGAAATCATGACTGCAACTGAGTTTAGACAAAGCGTTCACATTGTCCAGGCATGGACATTGTTGAGGTCGATTTAGAGGACGTGTATATTTAGACGACCATATAGACAAGTTGTTGGACGCCTGTTTTAGGCTCACGTTGTGGAAAATGAGTATAGAcatccatatagacaagctattagagatgctctaagactagccacaattaGGAGTAACTTAGATtaataacatgcatatgttactatctTTATTATAGTGTAAAGTATATATAGtgccatgcaacacttcatttattaggttataaacTTATCTTGCCTtggtatgtactccctcctttccagtttatagggcttatttcaaatctttttgtttttccaatttaaagggctcatcttcatctcatttttagttttcgagacgcattaaatctttgcatgcaagaattaaaaaggaacacaccaatgcatgtaatgttccAACTCATCTAGTAACCAAGCATGCATGCACGGCAATTAATtcaaattaatgcatgagtttaattttagtagttttcactggtagaaaaagggcctgttgtcccgattcgtaagggtctttagtctcggttcctgaaccgggactaaagggtcggtactaatgccctgtccctttagtcccggttcaatccagaaccgggactgatgggcctccacgtggcctgtgcgcggagcccaggcaggacaccctttgatcccggttggtggcaccaaccgggaccaataggcatccacgcgtcagcatttctgtggctggggtttttgttttttttttgaaagggggggttgggagttttggggggttaatttaggtgtttcatatattgtgttagctagctagctagtaagcaaacgaaggaaacataagatcgtcatgaacatatatgcatacagagagaagtgatatcgaccacctctccttctctgagagattgatcgaacaacaagttctcgtatatctatccgacactaccgactacatatatacaataattatctcttacaaatataatcatacggactcatggtccacatagtattctccgtcttcagcgatcacgtggtcaagaaagaatgccgccaattcctcttgaattgcttgcatgcgagctggtgctaggagttcatcccgcttccgacacatctaatttgaagaagggggtcaatacatacatacatacatatatatatatatatatatatatatatatatatatatatatatatatatatatatatatatatgaatgaaacccaacacaaatgatggtaataaaataaaattatgaatgttgttatttacgtacttcatattgttcgtcagtgtagccccgctcacaggtcatgtggcggatggactcgcaaacgtagtatccacagaaatcattcccttgttcctgccacaaccactttacaagaaatagaggtcaatcaaactgataagcaagaatgccaaatggtattgatgaaactagtgcttgaatcaataggagatgcgcggaacatgctactatagtagttactttcgggtgtctaaattgtagcttcttcgggagtcctggagcttttttggagaatttttttccaaactctgccagacaaagaaaacaattacttgatatatcaggaaatgaacaaagttgctgatatggtggataatgattgatttaacttacttctcgagcatttgagtcatgtccgcatagtcctggggatcttttcgtcttgagtctaagacggttactagtccttgctcaagcttaatctctaggagaatatagtggtaactgcacacgcatgcataactcatcaattacattactataaccttgactaatatataagggaaaccgaatatgcacaagacagtaacactcacttgaagttgtaaagaaagagtattatatctttgttttcatttattaccaacgatcgtagcaagttggcctcggtagctgcggcatgaaatttaacctgagttgcatctatgagatatgtgttaatgaacccaatatcaccgacttgtcttttcttcaattcggcgatcttcaatctgcataatatagtgaggatgattataaatacatgcaatgaaagagctgagctatatagagagacttaatgacagaagtagtactacttacagacagtagcaggtgaccgttgttttgtcgagggccaattgattgaaaaactgaaagaactcctcaaatggaacaggcaacagttcaattccaatgaggtcatgctcctttttaacttttacatacaaagtactcctccccccagagtctctgcagattttcaagtaccaatcatgcaatcttcgcatcatcgttgatagagatctttcatctttgacaagaggcttcccgtactcgtatctttgtatctgcacctccatgaaatcataatgtacatcgtcgggcaggtaatcgccaagattgctataaccgggcaccatcctcggatcattagcgacgttgtcgctaggcaccttgagcggggggcacgattgcttcgcttgttcgccgagctgggcaatttgtttcccagctcgtcgttctttcagcctttgatcactgacagtacttcccgaccgctccgcttcggcaaattcctttccaataatgcgctcatagtttcctttcggcggagacttgggtggttttgtcagggcagccagagtgcgcttcgctttcaccggatctaccttctcctctggaggtggatgtttctttgctttcaccacttcaaagtagttcctcacttcttctcgtgctatctcggcgttctcctccagggtcctctcgtatggtaacttctctggagtcttcagagaaggaccgaatctgtatttcctcccgcctctggctgtactgctagacgccggtagagcagacgaagcggttgtcttctttacttgcttacgaggcggaggagaagaactacgatgcgccggagcagccggagcggcggcaggtctcttccgcccttgctgacgaggtggagaaggaggaggctggctgctcgagcgcgtcggcgcaggcggagaaggaggcggagtgccgccacgggccggagaaggagccggtcgagtgccctggtcgtcactcgccggaggaggaggcggtggaggaggtggagtgccctgactcgccggaggaggaggcggtggaggaggcggagtgccctgacttgccggaggaggaggaggcggaggcgtctagttcggaaggttgatgagctccttctgccataggcatggagtcttcagagcagaccccagcctagtctctccttcaccggtagggtggtcaagctggaggtcctcaaatccctccgttatttcatccaccatcatcctagcatatccttctagaatcggccgaTTATGAAAAGTTGCgcggggttcagtaggataaacagagccaacagccgccttaaccttcaaattcatccattgcatcataaggtggcaattttgagactccgtgatagcatccacgagatagctggcaggagccgtcaaggcatgctccggctgaagcagcttggtggaagccacgctgcttctccgctgagatggcggggtagcttcgggggaagcttcggcagtatgtttgctgcgatttgcttctcgttcctctatcacttgtacccttgcttgcagcacctGCATTTGGatctgctgcaattttttcctcctctcctgggatttgtaaccgcctacgtccggaaacccaaccttccacggaatggagcctggcgtgcctcgtgtccgtccagggtgctcaggattcccgagggccattgtgagctcgtcgttctctctgtctggaaagaacgtcccttgctgcgctgcttcgatatactgttgaagcttcctgactggtatgtccatttgattgttcgtccaaatgcacttccctgttacagggtccaaggttccgccagccccgaagaaccaagtccggcaacggtctggccagttaattgtctctggttcgatccctttatcaaccagatcattctcagtcttggcccacttagactgggctacgaggtagcctcctgaccccgtgcgatggtgatgcttcttcttcacagcattttgcttgtttgtcgccgacatcttcttactcttttccgatgtcttgtgggccacaaatgcgggccagtgatctctgatcttctcatatctgcccttgaattctggtgtctctttattttcgacaaacttattcagctctttcttccacctcctgaatagttctgccatcctcttaagagcaaaatacttgattaattgctctttaactggcttctctcgatcatcctctggcggtagggtgaaatttgacttcagctcagtccaaagatcatttttctgcatatcattgacataagacacctcagggtcttctgtagccggctttaaccattgctggatgttgatcgggatcttgtccctaaccaaaaccccgcactgagcaacaaatgcgctctttgttcggaggggttcaatcggttggccgtcgagcgcgattgctatgatctcaaacttttcatccgagctcaactttttcttcgggcctcgtctctttaccgaagttgtgctcgatccggagggctagaaaaaagaacaaagacttaattaatatgtgtacataccaaaacaatgaatgcatcaattagctagtcagcagaagcttaactaatatatatacctggccggactcggttcggtcaccggagacgtcatcacggtctccttcttgcaccggcattgggtcaccggagccgtcctcgcggtctccttcttgcaccggcattaggtcatcagagccatcataatcatagccagctgcttccagaccatcggtgtcgttgagaaacaacgagacgacgacatcacttcctcgtgcgattatgtcccccaacaactcttcttgtacttcgtctcaggcggtgtccatagtttctacaaatattgacaacatggcaattattattcaaacatgacagatggatatattagtggcaaacgtagaactaatattaattagtggcctcgacgctgcttctctagggtttggggtggcctcgacgctgcttctctagggtttgggctggcctcgacaacgcttcaaggataaaaaaagaagaggaagaaaaaaaaaagaggataagaatgaatagaggagtaagaactcctctattctttcttctcctcttttttttcttcttcttcctcttttttttatcgggcacgtcacttgtgggaggtggatgtagtgtccgacaccgacggccacatgtatctcacacccacgatacttgctatttagggtttcctctactgctcggcgaccctcgacgaccctcgttcccaataaaaaaaataggaagaagaagaaaaaaagaggagaagaaagacctctattctttcttctcctcttttttttcttcttcctctttttttattctcttcttcctctcatgtttgacgaccctcgacccctcggcgaccctagaccccctctcgaccccctcatgtcgaagttatcgggtagggggtatatcgacaacgacatacccgatacatacatacatacatatcacatgcatccatacatatatgaacaaaattaatatctactaattaacaacctaaataaaaaactaatacatataggaagaagaagaaaaaagaagagaagaaagaatagaggagaagatttcctcttcttcctctcctcttcttctcccttttcttccccttcttcctcgcctctctcatgaatgtccgacgttctcgacccccccacgtgtcgaagaaaaaaaagaagaaaaaaagaggagaagaagaaaggaatagaggagaaaaaagaaaaatagaatatatattcttctcctctattcctttcttcttctcctcttctttttcttcttttttcctcttcttatttatttcttctcttctttctctcctcttctttctttcttcctcttcttattttcttctttcatatccttctttttcttctaaattttagcatattctaaattttcttctaactttctatatatgaacaaaaaacttcctatgaacaaaatattcttctttcttcctcttctttctatgaACCAGAAAAATTACATATATGGAAAAAgattaatacacatatgaacaaaaaaaaatacacatagccatacacatagccacatacatacacatatacattatatatatatatatgaacaaaaactaaTAAAAATGAAGGGCGCGCAGGGGCGGCAGCACGACAGGGCAGGGGAGGTGCGCGGGGAGGGGGGGCGGTGTGCGGCGGCAGCGANNNNNNNNNNNNNNNNNNNNNNNNNNNNNNNNNNNNNNNNNNNNNNNNNNNNNNNNNNNNNNNNNNNNNNNNNNNNNNNNNNNNNNNNNNNNNNNNNNNNNNNNNNNNNNNNNNNNNNNNNNNNNNNNNNNNNNNNNNNNNNNNNNNNNNNNNNNNNNNNNNNNNNNNNNNNNNNNNNNNNNNNNNNNNNNNNNNNNNNNNNNNNNNNNNNNNNNNNNNNNNNNNNNNNNNNNNNNNNNNNNNNNNNNGGCGACGGCGGCCAGTACAAGGGGAGGAGCAGGGGAACGGGCGGCGCTCACAGCAAGGTGGCGTCGGCGACAAGGAAGGCTCGGGGACGGCGGACGGTGAAGGCGCGCTCGGCGGCGAGGGCAGGGGTGCGGGGGCTCGGGGGGCGGCGGACGGCATCGATCTGGGCAGCCTtgcggcgtcgatgagctcggcaTCGTCGGGCGGGGCGGGGGGCAACTGGCGATGAGTTCGTCAAATTTTCCTAAGTCCTGCTTATATACACAGAGTATTGGTcatggttggtgcc
This window harbors:
- the LOC119356016 gene encoding cytochrome P450 704C1-like, whose translation is MDSPLSQQPTLLALSLLLLALYLARRALLGKRRNYPPVAGTMLHQLLNFGRLAEYQTELSQRYRTFRMLTPTCSYVYTVEPANVEYILRTNFANYGKGTMTHDVLEDLLGDGIFNVDGAMWRHQRKVASFEFSTRVLREYSSGVFRDTAAELAGIVAAAAAAGERVDMHDLFMRSTLDSIFTIGFGVNLGGLSQSSQESAAFARAFDDANEQVLYRFFDPLWKAKRLLNVSSEAAMKRSVRTINDFVYAVIDKKIEQMSKDEHEFAKKEDILSRFLLEREKDPGCFDNKYLRDIILNFVIAGRDTSAGTLSWFLYVLCGNQRIQDKIAREVREATTAGDRDVGVQELTACLTEDAISNMPYLHAALTETLRLYPAVPIDVKYCFSDDTLPDGHAVRKGDMVNYQPYPMGRMKFLWGDDAEEFRPERWLDGDGVFVPESPYKFTAFQAGPRICLGKEFAYRQMKIFAAVLLYLYRFEMWERDSTVGYRPMLTLKMDGPLHVRALPRRASG